The following proteins are encoded in a genomic region of Candidatus Reconcilbacillus cellulovorans:
- a CDS encoding molybdate ABC transporter substrate-binding protein, translated as MQHFTRLSALFAVVCAAVLAAGCKSQQQTSVLTISAAASLADALKDIQPAYESNHNVRILYNFGASGALRQQIEQGAPVDVFLSASSKEVDRLITARRAIPESLTEWLSNELVVVVSADARITADEPRDLLRSDFRKIAVGIPEIVPAGAYAKQALTALDLWDDLQPKIVRAKDVQEVLHHVETHNADAGFVYRTDAATSSGVRIAFAVDSGLHDPIRYAAVIVSTTRNRKEAEAFLTYLTSENVIRVFAEYGFRPVR; from the coding sequence ATGCAACATTTTACCCGTCTCTCCGCTTTGTTCGCCGTGGTTTGCGCGGCAGTACTCGCCGCCGGCTGCAAGTCGCAACAGCAGACTTCCGTTCTGACCATATCCGCGGCGGCCAGCCTTGCCGACGCACTGAAAGACATCCAGCCCGCTTATGAATCCAACCACAATGTCAGAATTCTTTACAACTTCGGAGCGTCCGGAGCACTTCGTCAACAGATCGAACAAGGCGCCCCCGTCGACGTTTTTCTATCTGCGTCTTCGAAAGAAGTCGACCGCCTCATAACCGCAAGACGGGCCATTCCGGAGTCGCTCACCGAGTGGCTGTCCAACGAACTCGTCGTTGTCGTTTCGGCCGACGCCCGAATCACGGCCGACGAGCCGCGGGATCTGCTCCGATCAGACTTCCGCAAAATCGCCGTCGGCATCCCCGAAATCGTACCGGCAGGAGCATATGCCAAGCAAGCGCTGACGGCGCTCGACTTGTGGGACGACCTTCAGCCGAAAATCGTGCGGGCCAAAGACGTGCAGGAAGTGTTGCACCACGTCGAAACGCACAACGCCGACGCCGGATTCGTCTATCGGACGGATGCGGCGACATCCTCGGGCGTTCGGATCGCCTTTGCCGTCGATTCCGGCCTGCACGACCCGATCCGGTACGCGGCGGTGATCGTGTCGACGACGCGAAACCGCAAAGAAGCGGAGGCGTTCCTCACTTATCTGACGTCCGAAAATGTGATCCGCGTCTTTGCCGAATACGGCTTCCGCCCGGTACGATGA
- a CDS encoding molybdenum ABC transporter permease subunit — protein MKLVDWNVFWPPVRLSVQVAASATAAAVLLGTACSRWMTLRKRKGTAWLETIWMLPLVLPPSATGFLLLVVFGRNSFAGKVLEHIFGSPLVFSPAAAVVAAAVVSFPLVYQATKTGFLAVDRDLEDAARTDGAGEWRVFRYVTLPLSSRSLLAAAILGFCRSLGEFGATLMVAGNIPGKTQTVPTAIYIAVGSGDMKTAWAWTASIVFLSFLLLLLADRLPANRPFSR, from the coding sequence ATGAAGCTTGTGGACTGGAACGTTTTCTGGCCGCCGGTTCGGCTGTCGGTTCAAGTAGCCGCTTCGGCGACGGCGGCCGCCGTATTGCTCGGCACGGCATGCAGCCGATGGATGACGCTGCGGAAACGAAAAGGCACGGCCTGGCTGGAAACGATATGGATGCTGCCGCTCGTTTTGCCTCCGTCGGCGACCGGCTTCCTCTTGCTCGTCGTTTTCGGCCGAAACAGCTTCGCCGGCAAAGTTCTCGAACATATATTCGGATCTCCGCTCGTTTTTTCGCCGGCGGCGGCGGTCGTCGCCGCGGCCGTCGTGTCGTTTCCGCTCGTCTATCAGGCGACGAAAACCGGTTTTCTCGCCGTCGACCGCGATCTCGAAGACGCCGCCCGAACCGACGGCGCCGGAGAATGGCGCGTGTTCCGGTATGTGACGTTGCCGCTGTCGTCGCGGTCGCTCCTGGCGGCGGCCATCCTCGGGTTTTGCCGCAGTCTGGGAGAGTTCGGCGCGACGCTGATGGTAGCGGGCAACATTCCCGGTAAAACACAGACCGTGCCGACGGCGATTTACATCGCCGTCGGTTCGGGCGACATGAAAACGGCATGGGCGTGGACGGCGTCGATCGTATTCTTATCGTTCCTTCTGTTGTTGCTCGCCGACCGACTGCCCGCCAACCGGCCGTTTTCGCGCTGA